A genomic segment from Pyrodictium occultum encodes:
- a CDS encoding peroxiredoxin, with translation MPGTIPLIGERFPEMEVNTDRGRIKLPDYFKGKWFVLFSHPADFTPVCTTEFVAFAKRYEDFKKINTELIGLSVDNTFSHIKWKEWIKEKLGVEIPFPIIADPMGEVAKKLGMIHAESGVVTVRAVFIVDDKGVIRAILYYPLDVGRNIDEILRLVLALQLNSKYGRALPANWPNNELIGDNLIVPPASTEQEAKERVQKFKCFDWWFCYEDKASAEEKEQARKFLKRVANC, from the coding sequence ATGCCCGGAACCATACCTCTAATCGGCGAGCGCTTCCCCGAGATGGAGGTCAACACCGACCGCGGCAGGATAAAGCTGCCCGATTACTTCAAGGGCAAGTGGTTCGTCCTCTTCAGCCACCCGGCCGACTTCACGCCGGTGTGCACTACCGAGTTCGTAGCCTTCGCCAAGAGGTACGAGGATTTCAAGAAGATAAACACTGAGCTGATAGGCCTCAGCGTCGACAACACATTCAGCCACATAAAGTGGAAGGAGTGGATCAAGGAGAAGCTGGGCGTCGAGATACCCTTCCCGATAATCGCCGACCCCATGGGCGAGGTAGCCAAGAAGCTCGGCATGATACACGCTGAGAGCGGCGTAGTCACCGTCCGCGCCGTCTTCATAGTGGACGACAAGGGCGTCATAAGGGCCATACTCTACTACCCACTGGACGTCGGCAGGAACATCGACGAGATACTGAGGCTGGTGCTGGCGCTCCAGCTGAACAGCAAGTACGGCCGCGCCCTGCCAGCCAACTGGCCGAACAACGAGCTCATAGGCGACAACCTGATAGTGCCGCCTGCATCCACCGAGCAGGAGGCGAAGGAGAGGGTGCAGAAGTTCAAGTGCTTCGACTGGTGGTTCTGCTACGAGGACAAGGCCAGCGCCGAGGAGAAGGAGCAGGCCAGGAAGTTCCTCAAGCGCGTCGCCAACTGCTAG
- a CDS encoding mechanosensitive ion channel family protein: MVAVASGSAPSLNLSGVRLGDMLVALAILVATILIALFIRQVMRRSLQHKLPSYVYKPLENIAFYGIIVTGVVAALAPLGVSLSGLLVAGGFAGLVVGLASQQAVSNLVSGIFLLIEQPLRIGDPVTVKDVSGVVVDINILSTRVRTWDGYIVRIPNSTVFNELITNYQRTRARRVEISIGISYGSDLDKAMSVIRELMDEHPYCLVNPAPEVFVSNYADSAIVITARCWAPPQVWFSTKVQLQTSLKKRLDEAGVEIPFPQLDLHVKDLVPLSVRLEGATEPKG; the protein is encoded by the coding sequence GTGGTCGCCGTGGCCTCGGGCTCCGCACCCTCCCTAAACCTATCAGGTGTAAGGCTTGGCGACATGCTTGTGGCGCTGGCAATACTGGTCGCCACTATACTGATAGCGCTGTTCATAAGGCAGGTTATGAGGAGGAGTCTCCAGCACAAGCTGCCGAGCTATGTCTACAAGCCGCTGGAGAACATAGCGTTCTACGGCATTATAGTCACCGGGGTGGTGGCCGCCCTCGCCCCCCTCGGGGTGAGCCTCTCCGGCCTACTGGTGGCGGGCGGCTTCGCAGGCCTCGTGGTTGGTCTGGCCTCCCAGCAGGCGGTGTCGAACCTGGTTAGCGGCATCTTCCTGCTCATAGAGCAGCCGCTACGGATAGGCGATCCTGTAACCGTGAAGGATGTGAGCGGCGTTGTAGTCGATATAAACATCCTCTCCACCAGAGTGAGGACATGGGACGGCTATATAGTGAGAATACCGAACTCGACAGTATTCAACGAGCTGATAACCAACTACCAGCGCACCAGGGCTAGGAGGGTAGAGATAAGCATAGGCATCAGCTACGGCAGCGACCTGGACAAGGCAATGAGTGTTATAAGGGAGCTGATGGACGAGCACCCATACTGCCTCGTCAACCCCGCACCGGAGGTGTTCGTATCCAACTACGCAGACTCCGCCATAGTGATAACGGCCCGCTGCTGGGCCCCGCCCCAGGTCTGGTTCAGCACCAAGGTGCAGCTGCAGACGTCGCTGAAGAAGAGGCTCGACGAGGCCGGTGTGGAGATACCGTTCCCGCAGCTAGACCTGCACGTCAAGGACCTAGTCCCGCTCAGCGTCAGGCTTGAGGGAGCCACGGAGCCCAAGGGCTAG
- a CDS encoding DUF432 domain-containing protein, whose product MLFSGMWRMSGTGGGHHEGGPPPAGGEQPRLTLEPGGELSLGRLEAKLGTNGLLEACDGYNCIRARLPRGAAARLEPVPPVHVPSQMTNCLYLEFEEQLVTPGEHAVFWATVPYELAIYANGVLLGYLSPLRVKYTLVGDVVEGTVCRYHRSRASTDPRELQAGMEEALAAIEFRGAPGRVPGVGFHVADIPLYVKDGRVYYPLVRAEVGASRVSSRVDQRPPVEGARGVQRSRQRGILPQVFVVTI is encoded by the coding sequence ATGCTGTTCTCGGGCATGTGGAGGATGTCGGGGACCGGCGGAGGCCATCATGAGGGAGGCCCTCCGCCCGCCGGCGGGGAGCAGCCCCGGCTGACACTGGAGCCCGGCGGGGAGCTGAGCCTCGGCAGGCTGGAGGCGAAGCTCGGCACGAACGGGCTCCTCGAAGCCTGCGACGGCTACAACTGCATAAGAGCCAGGCTGCCCCGTGGCGCGGCGGCCCGCCTGGAGCCCGTGCCTCCGGTCCACGTGCCCTCCCAGATGACTAACTGCCTCTACCTGGAGTTCGAGGAGCAGCTGGTAACCCCCGGCGAGCACGCCGTCTTCTGGGCCACAGTGCCCTATGAGCTAGCTATCTACGCTAACGGTGTCCTGCTCGGCTACCTCTCGCCCCTCCGCGTCAAGTACACGCTGGTAGGCGACGTCGTCGAGGGCACTGTGTGCCGCTACCACCGCTCCAGAGCCTCCACCGACCCCAGGGAGCTGCAGGCCGGCATGGAGGAGGCCCTCGCAGCCATAGAGTTCAGGGGGGCGCCCGGCAGGGTGCCCGGGGTGGGCTTCCACGTGGCGGACATACCCCTCTACGTGAAGGACGGCAGGGTCTACTACCCCCTGGTGAGGGCCGAGGTGGGCGCTTCAAGGGTATCCTCGAGGGTTGACCAGAGGCCCCCGGTGGAGGGGGCGCGGGGGGTCCAGCGCAGCCGCCAGAGGGGCATACTGCCACAGGTCTTCGTGGTGACCATCTGA
- a CDS encoding DMT family transporter gives MRGRGYWRSVAEAAAAAVLWGSIGVAYRLGVQAGADGAWLILGRPLLAALASPVAALLGAGRPGKWSIAVGLLGLAPLYATYFLAVSRIGAALASILLYTAPAWVALASGPLLGEPPGGQGLASMALGLAGAVLAVGPGGGSFDAAGVLLGLASGVSYAAYILLSRYAQLRGAGVAGVAVHSLPFAALGVTAVARPRGPPGLVDLAYASYLACAGTLVPYTLSSRALRRLEAHRVAVVSLVEPVTAVVLAWLLLGERLSPLQALGAAMVLASSLLATGGVRAGG, from the coding sequence TTGAGGGGGAGGGGCTACTGGAGGAGCGTGGCCGAAGCGGCCGCGGCGGCCGTCCTATGGGGCAGCATAGGCGTGGCCTACAGGCTAGGCGTCCAGGCAGGCGCCGACGGGGCCTGGCTCATCCTCGGCAGGCCCCTGCTGGCGGCGCTCGCCAGCCCGGTGGCCGCGCTGCTGGGGGCCGGGAGGCCGGGGAAGTGGAGTATAGCGGTGGGGCTCCTCGGGCTCGCGCCGCTCTACGCCACCTACTTCCTCGCCGTCTCCAGGATAGGCGCCGCGCTGGCCAGCATACTACTCTACACGGCTCCCGCCTGGGTGGCGCTCGCCTCGGGGCCCCTGCTCGGGGAACCCCCTGGGGGCCAGGGGCTCGCCTCCATGGCCCTGGGGCTGGCCGGCGCCGTCCTGGCCGTGGGGCCCGGGGGAGGCAGCTTCGACGCCGCCGGGGTGCTGCTGGGCCTCGCCTCCGGGGTCAGCTACGCCGCCTACATCCTCCTCTCCCGCTACGCCCAGCTGCGGGGAGCCGGGGTTGCCGGGGTGGCCGTCCACAGCCTCCCCTTCGCAGCACTCGGCGTCACGGCGGTGGCGAGGCCCCGGGGGCCGCCGGGCCTCGTAGACCTGGCCTACGCCTCCTACCTGGCCTGCGCCGGCACGCTAGTCCCCTACACGCTCAGCAGCCGCGCCCTGCGCAGGCTCGAGGCCCACCGGGTGGCCGTGGTCAGCCTTGTAGAGCCGGTCACTGCTGTTGTGCTAGCCTGGCTCCTCCTGGGCGAGAGGCTCTCCCCGCTCCAGGCCCTGGGCGCCGCCATGGTGCTGGCCTCCTCGTTGCTCGCCACGGGAGGGGTAAGAGCTGGGGGCTAG
- a CDS encoding MFS transporter, protein MAGPGVLEEGYDLAYAKKAAALLVTLPLLVMYTEAALIPALPAVQEQYHVSPSSVSWVLSIYLLSAASSVAVMGRLGDIHGKKRVFLAALAIYTAGVALTGFAPSFPALLAARALQGVGMAIFPLGFTMVREEFPPRMVPQVQGLISSMFGVGVAIALPLGGYVDQRLGWQWTYRTAAVPAAAFLALSARMLRESRYRSPGRLDVVGAVLLAVAAAASLTAVTMAPYSGWASPHTLGLFAASAAVLAALILHERRAEHPLVPLELFREANVVAVYMGVFLVGFTAQMRSQALSYLLQMPPPYGYGRTTFEAGSLMAPVALASIVTSPLAGRAIVAAGAKPVAGLGALISMVSLAALAYNPTGAGLWWIVGFTTLTGVGMSLLNVSLINILVFTVDRGAMGVATGLNTLFRSLGSAWGPAVAGSVMSLYSARILLHGSEVEVPLPQAYTVLFLAAAALYAALAAASLRVREVVRVRVQG, encoded by the coding sequence TTGGCGGGGCCGGGCGTCCTGGAGGAGGGCTACGACCTAGCCTACGCCAAGAAGGCGGCCGCCCTGCTCGTCACGCTCCCGCTGCTGGTAATGTACACCGAGGCGGCCCTCATCCCAGCCCTTCCCGCGGTGCAGGAGCAGTACCACGTGAGCCCCAGCAGTGTTAGCTGGGTGCTCAGCATCTACCTCCTCAGCGCCGCCTCCAGCGTAGCGGTCATGGGGAGGCTCGGTGACATCCACGGGAAGAAGAGAGTCTTCCTGGCCGCACTGGCCATCTACACCGCGGGGGTGGCTCTCACCGGGTTCGCGCCGAGCTTCCCAGCCCTCCTAGCCGCCCGGGCCCTCCAGGGGGTGGGGATGGCGATATTCCCCCTAGGCTTCACCATGGTCCGCGAGGAGTTCCCGCCCCGAATGGTGCCCCAGGTCCAGGGGCTGATAAGCTCGATGTTCGGTGTGGGCGTGGCCATAGCCCTCCCCCTCGGCGGCTACGTAGACCAGCGCCTGGGCTGGCAGTGGACCTACCGCACCGCGGCGGTGCCCGCCGCGGCGTTCCTAGCCCTCTCGGCCAGGATGCTCCGGGAGAGCAGGTACCGCAGCCCCGGCCGCCTGGACGTGGTGGGCGCCGTCCTGCTAGCGGTGGCTGCTGCAGCCAGCCTGACGGCAGTGACCATGGCGCCCTACTCCGGCTGGGCCTCCCCCCACACGCTAGGCCTCTTCGCCGCCTCGGCAGCGGTGCTTGCGGCGCTGATCCTCCACGAGCGCCGCGCCGAGCACCCCCTCGTGCCGCTGGAGCTGTTCCGGGAGGCAAACGTGGTAGCCGTCTACATGGGCGTCTTCCTCGTAGGCTTCACAGCCCAGATGAGGAGCCAGGCGCTCTCCTACCTGCTCCAGATGCCCCCGCCCTACGGCTACGGCAGGACGACCTTCGAGGCAGGGAGCCTCATGGCCCCGGTGGCCCTTGCAAGCATAGTGACGAGCCCCCTCGCGGGCCGCGCCATAGTGGCGGCGGGGGCCAAGCCCGTGGCGGGCCTCGGGGCCCTCATCTCCATGGTGAGCCTCGCAGCCCTCGCCTACAACCCCACGGGCGCGGGCCTCTGGTGGATAGTGGGCTTCACCACCCTGACGGGAGTGGGAATGAGCCTGTTGAACGTCTCCCTGATAAACATCCTGGTATTCACGGTGGACAGGGGGGCGATGGGCGTGGCCACCGGGCTCAACACGCTCTTCCGCAGCCTAGGCTCGGCGTGGGGCCCCGCGGTGGCGGGCAGCGTGATGAGCCTCTACTCGGCCAGGATACTGCTCCACGGCTCGGAGGTCGAGGTGCCCCTGCCCCAGGCCTACACGGTGCTCTTCCTAGCCGCCGCGGCCCTCTACGCGGCCCTAGCGGCGGCCAGCCTACGGGTCCGCGAGGTGGTGAGGGTGAGGGTGCAGGGCTAA
- a CDS encoding AAA family ATPase, translated as MAAGRLIILVAGMPGSGKSLFSSVAREMGLPVYVMGDVVREEARRRGLEPTPSNLNMVARLLRKEEGPAAVALRVAGRLERGSSPVVVVDGVRSLVEVEVFQRLGRVITVAVHASPRTRFERLRRRGRPGDPGSWEEFRERDMTELSFSLGSVIALADYMLVNEGPVEEFLKAARGLLERLLAEAPREPPGG; from the coding sequence GTGGCCGCCGGGCGGCTGATCATCCTCGTCGCGGGGATGCCGGGGAGCGGTAAGAGTCTCTTCTCCAGCGTCGCCCGGGAGATGGGGCTCCCGGTCTACGTGATGGGGGATGTGGTCCGGGAGGAGGCCCGGCGCCGGGGGCTGGAGCCAACCCCCTCCAACCTGAACATGGTTGCCCGCCTCCTCCGCAAGGAGGAGGGGCCCGCTGCCGTGGCGCTGAGGGTTGCGGGGAGGCTGGAGCGGGGCTCCTCGCCCGTCGTGGTGGTCGATGGCGTCCGGAGCCTGGTGGAGGTGGAGGTTTTCCAGAGGCTGGGCAGGGTTATCACGGTGGCTGTCCACGCGTCGCCGAGGACCCGGTTCGAGAGGCTCCGGAGGAGGGGTAGGCCGGGCGACCCCGGCAGCTGGGAGGAGTTCCGGGAGCGCGATATGACCGAGCTGAGCTTCAGCCTAGGGAGCGTGATAGCACTGGCCGACTATATGCTTGTGAACGAGGGCCCGGTGGAGGAGTTCCTGAAGGCCGCCCGGGGGCTCCTCGAGCGCCTCCTGGCCGAGGCGCCGCGGGAGCCTCCGGGCGGTTAG
- a CDS encoding metallophosphoesterase — MARLVELMEDAAGLLASRGPVVEVEAGRILVVGDTHGYPEVSEWALRLADKHGAEAVVFLGDYVDRGPWSVENLELLLERMLAEPGRLLLLRGNHESLEMNRYYGFLEEYYSKLGPGRLAPLRRLYSCLPYAARSRGVLLLHGGVPCRECSGGPEEPVSLEELAERLSRLHCRPELDEWSDSLAAQLLWNDPRGDLEWFAPSIRGPGVYYYGRLAWTSFLRANGLSLLVRAHEAVDAHAVWTREGRLLKGVGHGERMGMRELEGSVVTVFSSLYHGAGAGALLIDQEGEFLEFLRYPEG, encoded by the coding sequence TTGGCGAGGCTAGTGGAGCTAATGGAGGATGCAGCCGGGCTCCTGGCCAGCCGTGGCCCCGTGGTGGAGGTGGAGGCTGGGAGGATACTAGTGGTCGGCGACACCCACGGCTACCCCGAGGTCTCTGAGTGGGCGCTGCGGCTCGCGGACAAGCACGGGGCGGAGGCGGTCGTCTTCCTGGGGGACTACGTGGACCGCGGCCCCTGGAGCGTGGAGAACCTGGAGCTGCTCCTCGAGAGGATGCTGGCGGAGCCGGGGAGGCTGCTGCTGCTCCGCGGCAACCACGAGTCGCTGGAGATGAACAGGTACTACGGATTCCTTGAAGAGTACTACTCCAAGCTGGGCCCGGGCAGGCTGGCCCCCCTCCGCCGCCTCTACTCCTGCCTCCCCTACGCCGCCAGGTCCCGGGGCGTGCTCCTCCTCCACGGCGGGGTCCCCTGCCGCGAGTGCAGCGGGGGCCCCGAGGAGCCCGTGTCCCTGGAGGAACTGGCTGAGCGTCTCTCGAGGCTCCACTGCCGCCCCGAGCTGGACGAGTGGAGCGACAGCCTCGCCGCCCAGCTGCTCTGGAACGACCCCAGGGGAGACCTGGAGTGGTTCGCGCCGAGCATCCGGGGCCCCGGGGTCTACTACTACGGCCGGCTCGCCTGGACCAGCTTCCTCCGCGCCAATGGGCTGAGCCTCCTTGTCCGGGCCCACGAGGCTGTGGACGCTCACGCTGTGTGGACCCGGGAGGGGAGGCTGCTCAAAGGCGTGGGCCACGGGGAGCGTATGGGGATGAGGGAGCTGGAGGGCTCGGTGGTGACAGTGTTCTCGAGCCTCTACCACGGGGCCGGCGCCGGTGCACTCCTCATAGACCAGGAGGGGGAGTTCCTCGAATTCCTCCGCTACCCGGAGGGCTGA
- a CDS encoding glycerate kinase type-2 family protein, producing the protein MGFIRNRGELERSGLHRDLLDALEAALDAVEPRRLMRRRLRRSGGCVEIQGAGRLCPRAGVYLAGFGKAARGMAEGVVEALDGLVEAGVVVAPRGHGGRVGPVEVLEGDHPVPGEATLRSSRRLLEFLASVPGDALLLVLVSGGGSSLFEVPADGVSLEDEAVVVERLLRRGADIYELNAVRKHLSAVKGGQLLRYTRAGRVVSLIVSDVVGDRLDTVASGPTVPDETSFSDAYRVLRRYGVWEEAPEAVRSWIEAGLRGLAPETPKPGDPLFEKATSLLVASNRDALRAAAGLLRARGYNTVILTDRLRGEAREAAKPLAGVVESTAAGGPSPAAPPAALLAGGETTVTVRGGGTGGRNQELCLSLAMELHRGRSVARYAAACMGTDGVDGNSPAAGALVDEETLPRALSMGLDPWRALEGNDSYGFFSQSGGVIDTGGFTGTNVNDVFIALVPLQPP; encoded by the coding sequence TTGGGGTTCATCCGCAACCGTGGAGAGCTGGAGAGGAGCGGCCTCCACCGCGACCTCCTGGACGCCCTCGAGGCGGCCCTCGACGCCGTGGAGCCCCGGAGGCTGATGCGCCGGCGGCTCCGCCGCAGCGGCGGCTGCGTCGAGATCCAGGGGGCGGGGAGGCTCTGCCCCCGGGCTGGCGTCTACCTAGCCGGCTTCGGGAAGGCGGCCAGGGGCATGGCCGAGGGCGTGGTTGAGGCGCTGGACGGGCTCGTGGAGGCAGGGGTGGTGGTGGCGCCGCGGGGCCACGGGGGCCGGGTTGGCCCGGTGGAGGTGCTCGAGGGCGACCACCCCGTGCCCGGCGAGGCTACGCTGCGCTCCAGCAGGAGGCTCCTCGAGTTCCTCGCCTCGGTGCCCGGGGACGCGCTCCTCCTGGTGCTGGTCTCGGGCGGGGGCAGCTCCCTCTTCGAGGTCCCCGCCGACGGGGTGAGCCTCGAGGACGAGGCCGTGGTTGTGGAGAGGCTCCTCCGCCGCGGCGCCGACATCTACGAGCTGAACGCGGTGAGGAAGCACCTCTCCGCGGTGAAGGGCGGGCAGCTGCTACGCTATACCAGGGCCGGCAGGGTGGTCTCGCTCATAGTCAGCGACGTGGTCGGGGACAGGCTTGACACGGTGGCCTCGGGGCCCACGGTGCCCGACGAGACCAGCTTCAGCGACGCCTACAGGGTACTCCGCCGCTACGGTGTGTGGGAGGAGGCGCCGGAGGCGGTGAGGAGCTGGATAGAGGCCGGGCTGCGCGGCCTGGCCCCGGAGACGCCTAAGCCCGGTGACCCGCTGTTCGAGAAGGCAACGAGCCTCCTCGTGGCCTCCAACCGCGACGCCCTCCGGGCGGCGGCCGGGCTGCTGAGGGCTAGGGGCTACAACACGGTGATCCTCACCGATAGGCTGAGGGGCGAGGCCAGGGAGGCGGCTAAGCCCCTGGCCGGGGTGGTCGAGTCCACGGCCGCCGGGGGCCCCTCGCCGGCCGCGCCCCCGGCCGCGCTGCTAGCCGGCGGCGAGACAACGGTCACAGTGAGGGGCGGCGGGACTGGAGGCAGGAACCAGGAGCTGTGCCTCTCCCTTGCCATGGAGCTGCACCGGGGGAGGAGCGTAGCCCGCTACGCGGCCGCCTGCATGGGCACCGACGGGGTGGATGGCAACAGCCCCGCCGCGGGCGCGCTGGTGGACGAGGAGACGCTGCCCCGGGCCCTCTCCATGGGCCTGGACCCCTGGAGGGCGCTGGAGGGGAACGACAGCTACGGCTTCTTCAGCCAGTCCGGGGGAGTGATAGACACGGGCGGCTTCACCGGCACCAATGTGAACGATGTCTTCATAGCGCTTGTGCCGCTGCAGCCGCCCTAG
- a CDS encoding NAD(P)/FAD-dependent oxidoreductase, giving the protein MARIVVVGSGFAGVEAVRRLTGLGLCERGECVWVTSRPSMVFLPLVPALVSRRYRPEDVEWSVEAYAGRLGVSLVAKRATAVEEGRIRLEDGETIDFDYAVIAAGARPAFYGVPGAEELSLTVYGAEEAWRLGGMIEEGRIQSMVVVGAGFVGVEVAAEALWLARRLGRELRVTLVDMLQEPLQLLGNEKASRLARRLLEEMGAGFRMGQPVTRVYEGGVELKDGSRVEGDVVIWSAGLRGPGIEAPREALARGGFLRVDEYLRVPGLGGRVYAAGDATEFRRGQCVALKMAREALRSAARAVNNIAARMQGAGEKPYHPLITSYRPLAGITLGPEEGILVLGKRLALRSNLAHWYHERVRRLYQELLAGKP; this is encoded by the coding sequence GTGGCCAGGATAGTCGTGGTCGGCAGCGGCTTCGCCGGCGTCGAGGCGGTGAGGAGGCTGACTGGACTCGGGCTCTGCGAAAGGGGGGAGTGCGTCTGGGTCACCTCCAGGCCCAGCATGGTCTTCCTGCCCCTGGTGCCCGCGCTGGTGAGCCGCCGCTACCGGCCCGAGGACGTGGAGTGGAGCGTCGAGGCCTACGCGGGTAGGCTCGGCGTGTCGCTGGTGGCCAAGCGGGCCACGGCTGTCGAGGAGGGGAGGATCCGCCTCGAGGACGGCGAGACCATCGACTTCGACTACGCGGTGATAGCTGCTGGCGCCCGGCCCGCTTTCTACGGGGTCCCCGGGGCCGAGGAGCTCAGCCTCACCGTCTACGGGGCCGAGGAGGCCTGGAGGCTCGGCGGCATGATAGAGGAGGGGAGAATCCAGAGCATGGTAGTGGTGGGCGCCGGGTTCGTCGGGGTCGAGGTGGCGGCGGAGGCGCTCTGGCTCGCCAGGAGGCTGGGGAGGGAGCTGCGCGTGACCCTTGTGGATATGCTGCAGGAGCCCCTCCAGCTGCTGGGCAATGAGAAGGCCTCCAGGCTGGCCAGGAGGCTGCTGGAGGAGATGGGCGCCGGGTTCAGGATGGGGCAGCCTGTGACCAGGGTGTACGAGGGCGGCGTCGAGCTGAAGGACGGGAGCAGGGTGGAGGGCGACGTCGTTATCTGGTCCGCAGGGCTCAGGGGCCCCGGGATAGAGGCGCCCAGGGAGGCCCTGGCGAGGGGAGGGTTCCTCCGGGTGGACGAGTACCTCCGCGTCCCCGGCCTAGGCGGCCGCGTCTACGCCGCAGGCGACGCCACAGAGTTCAGGAGGGGCCAGTGCGTGGCCCTCAAGATGGCCAGGGAGGCTCTGAGGAGCGCGGCGAGGGCGGTGAATAATATAGCCGCGAGGATGCAGGGGGCCGGGGAGAAGCCCTACCATCCGCTCATAACCAGCTACAGGCCCCTCGCCGGGATAACGCTGGGCCCCGAGGAGGGCATACTGGTGCTGGGCAAGAGGCTGGCGCTCCGCAGCAACCTGGCGCACTGGTACCACGAGAGGGTGAGGCGCCTCTACCAGGAGCTCCTCGCCGGCAAGCCCTAG